A DNA window from Halomicrobium mukohataei DSM 12286 contains the following coding sequences:
- a CDS encoding AAA family ATPase codes for MTEPAALYETVRDEVGTVLVGHDELVEHLTIALLSRGHVLLEGVPGVAKTTLAQSFARASGLAYTRVQMTPDLLPADITGTSVYRSQTGEFQLQKGPIFANLVVADEINRATPKTQSALLEAMEEGHVTIEGETLALPDPFVVIATQNPIEMEGTFELPEAQRDRFLLKLTVDIPDRDEERRVLDRFNDAPELDAESVEQVVDTETLTAAREVVSDVHVADSVREYVLDLVAATRDHPDVEHGGSMRASLGLLNVAKARAAIHGREYVIPDDVKALARAVLLHRLVLTADAELSDVSPASVIDDVLADVTPPGGDSETELAAATEMADVEESATDGGSVE; via the coding sequence ATGACTGAGCCAGCCGCCCTGTACGAGACCGTCCGCGACGAGGTCGGGACGGTGCTCGTGGGACACGACGAACTCGTCGAACACCTCACGATCGCTTTGCTGAGCCGGGGCCACGTCCTCCTCGAAGGCGTCCCCGGTGTCGCGAAGACGACGCTCGCACAGTCGTTCGCTCGCGCGAGCGGGCTCGCGTACACGCGCGTCCAGATGACGCCGGACCTGCTGCCGGCCGACATCACAGGAACCAGCGTCTACCGCAGCCAGACCGGCGAGTTCCAGCTCCAGAAGGGGCCGATCTTCGCCAACCTCGTCGTCGCCGACGAGATCAACCGCGCGACGCCGAAAACCCAGTCGGCGCTCCTGGAGGCCATGGAAGAGGGCCACGTCACCATCGAGGGCGAGACGCTCGCGCTCCCCGATCCGTTCGTGGTCATCGCCACGCAGAACCCCATCGAGATGGAGGGGACCTTCGAGTTGCCGGAGGCCCAGCGCGACCGCTTCCTGCTGAAGCTCACCGTCGACATCCCCGATCGAGACGAGGAGCGACGCGTCCTCGACCGCTTCAACGACGCTCCAGAGCTGGACGCCGAGAGCGTCGAACAGGTCGTCGACACCGAGACTCTGACCGCCGCACGCGAGGTCGTGAGCGACGTTCACGTCGCCGACAGCGTTCGCGAATACGTGCTCGATCTGGTCGCGGCGACCCGAGACCATCCCGATGTCGAACACGGGGGATCGATGCGCGCGTCGCTCGGACTGCTCAACGTCGCGAAGGCTCGCGCGGCGATCCACGGCCGCGAGTACGTCATTCCGGACGACGTGAAGGCGCTCGCCCGCGCGGTCTTGCTTCACCGGCTCGTTCTGACGGCCGACGCGGAGCTGAGCGACGTGTCTCCGGCGTCGGTGATCGATGATGTCCTGGCGGACGTGACACCGCCCGGCGGCGACTCCGAGACAGAGCTGGCCGCCGCCACGGAGATGGCAGATGTCGAAGAGAGCGCCACGGACGGCGGCAGCGTGGAATAG
- a CDS encoding DUF4350 domain-containing protein has translation MAVDYPRVVLAGFAVVVTLGLLVAGSTSGGAFGSYNPAWDGTSEFRSLAADDAEELSIGQNTSVYDPADAEGTLAVILSPAEQYSERERRSIRRFVEAGGTLLVAEDVGPNGNRLLRSVGAQTRFDGASLRDERRYENGPALPVATAVGLDNDSVETIVLNHGTAVRAAGTTDTGAPNETMRAVRATNATVLAASSPYAYLDRNGNEELDDDETVARYPVATAERVGEGRVIAVSDPSVFINAMLERGDNRAFSHALLAGSDTVVLDVSHAGSLPPLQALVLSLRGSALLQAVVGTALLGVLAGHVALLDAVSALRRRFGSDDPARPPRDRAAIVRGVTARHPEWDAERVERVTQAIMERRAEGDGND, from the coding sequence GTGGCCGTCGACTACCCGCGCGTCGTGCTGGCCGGCTTCGCCGTCGTCGTCACTCTCGGACTGCTCGTCGCCGGGAGCACGTCGGGCGGTGCCTTCGGCTCGTACAACCCGGCCTGGGACGGGACCAGCGAGTTCCGCTCGCTGGCCGCAGACGACGCCGAGGAGCTGTCGATCGGGCAGAACACGAGCGTCTACGACCCCGCCGACGCCGAGGGGACGCTGGCCGTGATCCTCTCGCCCGCCGAGCAGTACAGCGAGCGGGAGCGCCGATCGATCCGACGGTTCGTCGAGGCCGGGGGCACGCTGCTGGTCGCCGAAGACGTGGGGCCAAACGGGAACCGGTTGCTCCGGAGCGTCGGGGCCCAGACCCGGTTCGACGGCGCTTCGCTGCGGGACGAACGCCGCTACGAGAACGGGCCGGCGCTGCCGGTCGCCACGGCGGTCGGACTGGACAACGACAGCGTCGAGACGATCGTCCTGAACCACGGGACGGCGGTCCGCGCGGCCGGCACCACCGACACCGGCGCTCCAAACGAGACGATGCGAGCCGTTCGAGCGACGAACGCGACGGTCCTCGCGGCGAGTTCTCCCTACGCCTACCTCGACCGGAACGGCAACGAGGAACTGGACGACGACGAGACGGTCGCCCGGTACCCGGTCGCCACGGCCGAACGCGTCGGCGAGGGCCGGGTGATCGCCGTCAGTGACCCGAGCGTGTTCATCAACGCGATGCTCGAACGCGGCGACAACCGCGCGTTTAGCCACGCCCTCCTGGCGGGCTCGGACACCGTCGTCCTCGACGTGTCCCACGCGGGCAGCCTCCCCCCGCTTCAGGCGCTGGTGCTTTCGCTCCGCGGGTCGGCGCTCTTACAGGCGGTCGTCGGAACGGCGCTGCTCGGAGTCCTGGCCGGTCACGTTGCCCTGTTGGACGCAGTGTCGGCGCTGAGACGCCGCTTCGGCTCGGACGATCCGGCCCGACCGCCACGCGACCGAGCGGCGATCGTCCGCGGCGTGACGGCTCGCCACCCCGAGTGGGACGCCGAGCGCGTCGAGCGCGTAACGCAAGCCATTATGGAGCGACGGGCGGAAGGTGATGGCAATGACTGA
- a CDS encoding metal-dependent hydrolase, with amino-acid sequence MWPWGHLAVGYLCYSLLARATDRRVSLVAVVAVAAGTQFPDLIDKPLAWTVAVLPNGRSLAHSLITAAVVGVALVAVARAVDARDESRPLGADGGTTAIRPTALHLAGAFVLGYGTHLLSDGLHAIVDGDFAMLAYLAWPLVPAIEYGGPKSFVGHVASLELTPFLALEFLLVGVSLLVWNADGRPGLGRIVQAIRR; translated from the coding sequence ATGTGGCCGTGGGGACACCTCGCCGTCGGCTATCTCTGTTACTCGCTGCTGGCCCGGGCGACAGATCGGCGCGTGTCGCTGGTCGCGGTCGTCGCCGTGGCGGCGGGCACGCAGTTCCCGGACCTGATCGACAAGCCACTCGCCTGGACGGTCGCCGTGTTACCCAACGGCCGATCGCTGGCTCACTCGCTGATCACGGCAGCGGTCGTCGGCGTCGCCCTCGTCGCCGTCGCACGCGCCGTCGACGCACGCGACGAGTCCCGACCGCTCGGGGCCGACGGTGGCACTACCGCGATCCGTCCGACTGCGCTCCACCTCGCCGGCGCGTTCGTGCTGGGCTACGGCACACACCTCCTGAGCGACGGACTCCATGCGATCGTCGACGGCGATTTCGCCATGCTGGCCTATCTGGCGTGGCCGCTGGTCCCGGCGATCGAGTACGGCGGTCCGAAGAGCTTCGTCGGACACGTCGCGTCCCTGGAGCTGACGCCGTTTCTCGCACTGGAGTTCCTGCTGGTCGGCGTGTCGCTCCTCGTCTGGAACGCCGACGGCAGACCGGGTCTGGGACGGATTGTACAAGCCATCAGACGGTAG
- a CDS encoding aminotransferase class V-fold PLP-dependent enzyme, translated as MGLSPDGRVEQTDIYRELGVREVVNAAGTKTRIGGSLIREEALEAMNSAAEGFVELGDLQARASELIRDVTGAEAGYVTSGADAGLLLGAAAAIAGSDVQAMDRLPDTDGLADEIVMPRTHRTGYDHALRAAGATIVDVGTNDFHLGTGATNVEPWEIERAIGEETAAVGYVQKSYTQPDLETVVEIAHDHDVPVIVDAAAEVPPIDNLERFVETGADLVVFSGGKAIRGPQTTGIVAGRKDLIQSIALQHLDMHVAREAWDPPRELIDPDSVDGVPRQGIGRPMKVGKEELAGLIRALEVFVDLDYDALSAEWQRQAERAADALNAEDHLTATVSGGEGENVSPVTEVTLDETLSAVELVKALRDEDPRVYVGADGMGDNEIAINPMCLDDEELDYVVERIRDNL; from the coding sequence ATGGGTCTGTCACCAGACGGGAGAGTCGAACAGACGGATATCTATCGCGAACTCGGGGTCCGGGAGGTCGTCAACGCCGCCGGGACGAAGACACGGATCGGGGGCAGCCTGATTCGGGAAGAAGCACTCGAAGCGATGAACAGCGCGGCCGAGGGGTTCGTCGAACTCGGTGACCTGCAGGCGCGGGCCAGCGAACTGATCCGCGATGTCACCGGGGCCGAAGCGGGATACGTCACCTCGGGGGCCGACGCCGGTCTCCTGCTGGGCGCGGCCGCCGCCATCGCCGGCTCGGACGTACAGGCGATGGATCGGCTGCCCGACACCGACGGGCTGGCCGACGAGATCGTCATGCCCCGCACCCACCGGACGGGCTACGATCACGCGCTGCGGGCCGCGGGCGCGACGATCGTCGACGTGGGGACCAACGACTTCCACCTCGGGACGGGCGCGACCAACGTCGAGCCCTGGGAGATCGAGCGCGCCATCGGCGAAGAGACCGCCGCCGTCGGCTACGTCCAGAAGAGCTACACCCAGCCGGACCTCGAGACGGTCGTCGAGATCGCTCACGACCACGACGTGCCGGTGATCGTCGACGCCGCCGCGGAGGTGCCCCCGATCGACAACCTCGAACGGTTCGTCGAGACCGGCGCGGACCTCGTCGTGTTCAGCGGCGGGAAAGCCATCCGCGGCCCCCAGACGACCGGGATCGTCGCGGGTCGCAAGGATCTGATCCAGTCGATCGCGCTCCAGCACCTCGATATGCACGTCGCCCGCGAGGCCTGGGACCCGCCGCGTGAACTGATCGACCCGGACAGCGTCGACGGCGTCCCGCGCCAGGGAATCGGCCGACCGATGAAAGTCGGCAAGGAGGAGCTGGCCGGACTGATCCGCGCACTGGAGGTGTTCGTCGATCTCGACTACGACGCGCTCAGTGCCGAGTGGCAGCGCCAGGCCGAGCGCGCGGCCGACGCGCTGAACGCGGAAGACCACCTGACCGCCACCGTCAGCGGCGGCGAGGGCGAGAACGTCTCGCCGGTCACCGAGGTCACCCTCGACGAGACGCTGTCGGCCGTCGAACTGGTCAAAGCCCTCCGCGACGAGGACCCTCGCGTCTACGTCGGCGCGGACGGGATGGGCGACAACGAGATCGCGATCAATCCGATGTGTCTCGACGACGAGGAACTGGACTACGTCGTCGAACGCATCCGCGACAATCTCTAG
- the dgoD gene encoding galactonate dehydratase codes for MEITDYELYGVPPRWLFLRLETDEGVTGWGEPVVEGRAETVRAAVEEIMDSYLLGKDPRRIEDHWQAMYRGSFYRGGPILMSAIAGIDQALWDIKGKQYGLPVHELLGGRSRDKIRVYQWVGGNRPEELAAEADQLVDAGYTALKMDATHQMRHIESRETIEEIVDRVEHVREAVGDHIDIGVDFRGRVSKSMAKTLTHRLSDLGLMFIEEPVLPENVEHLPAIAAQTRAPIAAGERLYSRWDFKRLFDTGAIDVIQPDVSHAGGISEMVKIANTAETHDVAVAPNCPLGPIALAASLQVDTYVPNFFVQDHGFDIHLPASDRTHQYVTDDPFVFDDGYVEVLDDPGLGVNIDRSLVEERAEANVDWHNPIWRHEDGSIADW; via the coding sequence ATGGAAATCACGGACTACGAGCTGTACGGGGTGCCGCCGCGGTGGCTGTTCCTGCGTCTGGAAACTGACGAGGGGGTCACCGGGTGGGGCGAGCCGGTCGTCGAGGGGCGAGCCGAGACCGTCAGGGCGGCCGTCGAAGAGATCATGGACTCGTACCTGCTGGGGAAAGATCCACGCCGGATCGAGGACCACTGGCAGGCGATGTATCGCGGCAGCTTCTATCGGGGCGGCCCGATCCTGATGAGCGCCATCGCCGGCATCGATCAGGCGCTGTGGGACATCAAGGGCAAGCAGTACGGGCTACCGGTCCACGAACTGCTCGGCGGGCGCAGCCGAGACAAGATCAGAGTGTACCAGTGGGTGGGGGGCAACCGACCGGAGGAGCTGGCCGCCGAGGCCGACCAGCTGGTCGACGCCGGCTACACCGCGCTGAAGATGGACGCGACCCACCAGATGCGCCACATCGAGTCCCGGGAGACGATCGAGGAGATCGTCGATCGCGTCGAGCACGTCCGCGAGGCAGTCGGCGATCACATCGACATCGGCGTCGACTTCCGGGGGCGCGTCTCGAAGTCGATGGCGAAGACGCTGACCCACCGCCTCAGCGATCTCGGCCTGATGTTCATCGAGGAGCCGGTGTTGCCCGAGAACGTCGAGCACCTGCCGGCGATCGCCGCCCAGACCCGCGCCCCGATCGCCGCGGGCGAACGGCTCTACTCCCGGTGGGACTTCAAACGGCTGTTCGACACGGGAGCGATCGACGTGATCCAGCCGGACGTGTCCCACGCAGGAGGGATCTCCGAGATGGTCAAGATCGCAAACACCGCCGAGACTCACGACGTGGCAGTCGCACCCAACTGTCCGCTGGGCCCGATCGCACTGGCGGCCTCGCTGCAGGTCGACACCTACGTCCCGAACTTCTTCGTGCAGGATCACGGCTTCGACATCCATCTCCCCGCGTCCGACCGGACCCACCAGTACGTCACGGACGATCCGTTCGTGTTCGACGACGGCTACGTCGAAGTGTTGGACGATCCTGGACTGGGGGTCAACATCGATCGATCGCTCGTCGAGGAGCGTGCCGAGGCCAACGTC